The window CAGCCACGTTTCAAGCAGCCCGTCGGCGATCCTCGCTCGGAGAGTCTGCAGCACCATCTCGGACAACACGGGGACGGTGACGCCGCCATCGATCACCCAGGACTCGATCATGAGCACGACGATCTCACGGCCGGATCTGAGAGACAGGCTCTAGCTGTCCCGTAATCCCTGGCAGGCGCACGACGACAGGTACGGAACCTCGCAGCGTTGTCGGAACGCCCGCATACGCCCCGCACGAGGACACCCTCCGCCTGGCGATGCACCTCATCCGACGCCGCGCGCAGATCCATCAGGAATTATGGGACAGACAGCCGTTACGGTCGAGTCATGGCGCTACGCATGGAATGGTCGATTGAAGGCCCCTTCTCTGGGGCGGCAGGGCAGACCGTGAGCGACGTGCAAGAAGCTGTGTACTGGCTGGACACGTCAGTGATGCGGATCCAGGAGCGCGCGGACCTGCCCCCATTTGAGTCCGATCGGCTCGGCCAGTGCGCGCGGCTCCTGCGCGCCCGGATGCTCGACGAAGCAGACAGTGCGACGTCGCGCGGTAAGCAATGGTCGGCCACCATCGGCCCTCTCAGCATGACGCTCACCCCGACCGGCTGAAAGCCGCAGGCAGTGCGCCGAACCGGTGCGTCATCCAGCCGCCCGGATGCAAAAGGTTTCGCCCGGCACAAAGATCAAGGTTCGGTGGTGGCCCGGGTTCTCCTCCTAAGGGCTGTCCCGTAACTGTGGATCGCCATAGGCCCGGGCCCGTTCCTGCATGGCGTTACTAGGCCGCCGCGGGCGTTGTCAGTGGGCACGGGCACCCTGACGGCATGAGCATCTCTTCGTCTACTGCAGCCGATGCGTCCCACATCTCTCCTGTTTGGGTGGAGTCGATGGGCGGGCCTTTGATCGTCGTCCCCGTCTCCGCGTTGGCTGCATGGCGTGGGGGTACGGAGACCGGGTTCCTGGCGGGAGACGCCACCACTCCAGACGACTACGACCGGGCCTGCGCGGTGGATGATCTGGCCGGTGTGATCTCCGTCGGAGACAACGGTGCGCAGGCACTGGTGCTGGCGGACGAGCCCGCTACCAGCTGCTTTCTACACGAGCACCGAGCCTTCCTACGGTGGCTTGCCGCCGACTCCGAAGCCGAGCTGAAAGCTGCGGCCAGGGCTGTCCTCGCAGATGCGGCCACTCAGTGGGAGGAGTGCGGCACATGGGTGTCGGACGGTCCAGCCACGCTCATGGACTCTGCCGAAGCAGGCGCCGAGCTGGACATCGAGTATCCCGGCGGCGGAATGCCCGCCCAGGCATCAGTCCCGCTGCCCGCCGGCCGCTGGAAGGTCCGTGCCACCCACACCAAGGCGGACGAGGAGAACTGGGTTGGCCTGGTCCAGCTCCTGCCCATCAAATCTTGAACGGGCAGGAGCTTGTCAGCCCTCATATGCGACCGCTTGTCACCAACTCGGCGGCTACTTACGGACGAGGAGCTGGATCCCCGTTGACTCGTGCCCGCTCATGGTATTGACCGTGATGTGCCGGGAGCCGCGGGCTTCGAAATCAGAGAGCAGGGTGGGGAACCACGAGCGGGGGTGGTGGCGGAATACCGCGCCGTCGTCGGTTTCGAAAACGCCGTAGTTGTCGTAGTGGGTGGCACAGCGGTCGTAGCGAATGCGGTTGCGTTCGTCGTTCTGCAGCAAGAAGTCGCTGACGTACAGGGTTCCGCCGGGCTTGAGGACCCGATGAAGCTCAGTGATCAGTCGGTGCTGAGCTTCTTCGGTAGGGATGCAGGTCAGCACGGCGAAGAGCACGGCCATGTCGAAGGCTGCATCCGGGTACGGCGAGAGCGGTGGCTCGTCCAGGACGGTGAAGCGCATGGCGGGGTGGAGGAGACGCGCCCGTTCGATCATTCCTGGCGAAGTGTCCACGCCCGTGAGGTTGTCGAAGCCCTGATGTTCGAGATCTTGCAGGGTGCGGCCGTAGCCGCACCCGTAGTCGAGGATTGCCGCGTGCCTGTTGATTCCGCCTAGCCAAGGTAGGTGGAGCGGGTGTGTGAACGTCTTCGTGGCCGCGGCAGCGTCCCAGTAGGGAATCTGGCTGTCCAGGTCTGCCATGGCGGTTGCCTCCCTGGCGGCCCCGCCCAGGTCGCTCGTGACCATCGACGAGGCCGTCGCTCGAAGTGCTCAACGACCTGACAAGTTACGCCGTCCTAGCGGAGGTCAACAGATCCCGAACCACCCTCCTCGACTCGATCCGCCAGGCCCACCTCGCCCAGGTGACCGTCGCCCAGAACGAGGAGGTGCGATCACAGCCTGGGCCGCGATCATCGGTCCCGACTCTGGTCTGCGGCGTGTACGGCATGAACTTCGACCACACGCCCGAACTGGGCTGGACCTGCGGCTACCCCTTGGTCCTCGGCGTCACCGCCTGCCTCTTCATCCACCGGGGCTTCCGCCGCAACGGCTGGCTCTGACCGTCCAGCGGGTAGCGCGTCGGCGTGGGCATGTATCAACGACCCGCACGGAGTCGGCCGGTTGCCGTCAAGGTCGCGTCAGGGGCGGCCACAGGTGGTGAGCCCGGGGATAGCTTCGTCCTGCGCCCTGGATCGCCTCCCCGCGCCCGGGGACCATCTGTCGGCCACAGTCCTTCAAGGAGCACCCCATGTGCCTGTTCCAGTACGACGACGATCCCGAGCCCGAGGAACGGGACCCGGCCGGATCCCTGTATGTCCCGGTCCGGCCGGGAACATCTGCGATGGTGGCACGCCTCTTCCGCACCCCGCTCGGCGCCCGTACCGCTGTCGGGTTCACCACCCGGGGCCGGCTGACCGCCACGCTCGGAGCGGAGCAGCCTTGGATCCGGCTCTCCGAGTCGACCCTCCGCTCGCTGGCCGAGCCGCTGGGAGCACAGCTGCTGACCGTCGACCCGACACTTACCGCCCCTGCGGTCACCACACCCTCGACCGGCTCGCCGGTGTCCCGTACGGGACCGGCCACCCACGGAGCCGGGCTCGGGGCCCGGACCACCTGACCGTCTCGTATGCCGCGCGCGGTACCCGCCTCCGTGGCTCCGTTCCCCTGGCCGTGTCCCCGTCGAGAGTGCCGCCTGGTGCCCGTTTTCGCTCCAGATCCCCGTGCGGCGGCACGCACCGACCTGTGCGGGC is drawn from Streptomyces sp. NBC_01717 and contains these coding sequences:
- a CDS encoding Imm21 family immunity protein gives rise to the protein MSISSSTAADASHISPVWVESMGGPLIVVPVSALAAWRGGTETGFLAGDATTPDDYDRACAVDDLAGVISVGDNGAQALVLADEPATSCFLHEHRAFLRWLAADSEAELKAAARAVLADAATQWEECGTWVSDGPATLMDSAEAGAELDIEYPGGGMPAQASVPLPAGRWKVRATHTKADEENWVGLVQLLPIKS
- a CDS encoding class I SAM-dependent methyltransferase: MADLDSQIPYWDAAAATKTFTHPLHLPWLGGINRHAAILDYGCGYGRTLQDLEHQGFDNLTGVDTSPGMIERARLLHPAMRFTVLDEPPLSPYPDAAFDMAVLFAVLTCIPTEEAQHRLITELHRVLKPGGTLYVSDFLLQNDERNRIRYDRCATHYDNYGVFETDDGAVFRHHPRSWFPTLLSDFEARGSRHITVNTMSGHESTGIQLLVRK
- a CDS encoding SAV_915 family protein; the protein is MCLFQYDDDPEPEERDPAGSLYVPVRPGTSAMVARLFRTPLGARTAVGFTTRGRLTATLGAEQPWIRLSESTLRSLAEPLGAQLLTVDPTLTAPAVTTPSTGSPVSRTGPATHGAGLGARTT